The Paenibacillus uliginis N3/975 genome has a window encoding:
- a CDS encoding NUDIX hydrolase has protein sequence MEDKKILLRKNGVTIYEDSYGKVYFSKQNPESVVILARDGNQFILIRQFRKAVDCHVVQLPGGGVESGEDLEAAARREFLEEAGMQCGTMIYLGKLFPASWRCNEITHVYFTEEVISTKDQQLEDYENIAVIRLDVQDCIRQIKENEIQDSELVYAILQLKLRGYLEV, from the coding sequence ATGGAAGATAAGAAGATCTTACTTAGAAAGAATGGCGTTACGATTTACGAAGACAGCTATGGCAAGGTGTATTTCTCCAAACAAAATCCGGAATCCGTTGTTATTCTGGCCCGAGATGGCAACCAGTTCATCTTGATCCGTCAATTCAGAAAAGCGGTAGACTGCCATGTCGTACAGCTGCCGGGCGGAGGCGTAGAATCAGGAGAGGATTTGGAAGCGGCTGCACGACGTGAATTCTTAGAAGAAGCAGGAATGCAGTGCGGCACTATGATCTATCTTGGAAAGCTGTTTCCCGCTTCTTGGAGATGCAATGAGATTACCCATGTTTATTTTACCGAAGAAGTGATTAGTACCAAGGATCAGCAGCTTGAAGATTATGAGAATATCGCAGTTATACGCTTGGACGTTCAGGATTGTATCCGCCAGATCAAAGAGAATGAGATTCAAGACTCGGAGCTGGTCTACGCGATATTGCAGTTGAAGTTACGAGGTTATTTGGAGGTTTAA
- a CDS encoding alpha/beta hydrolase family protein: MKRIITEQYNIQNIPLFTVYPEGLEDMPVVIYLHGYFGTRKQGLELGHRLAEQGIYFISFDAMDHGERQSIQAMDGARQVYPPDTGLDTWLHMIEVVQQSCKDINLIIENLHNDPRADTKRLGVTGMSMGGYATYSILAQDDRVKTAVPMIGLPAFLKRFEDVWLETLTYSKWSDELCKSHEETLRIMKNIADIDPEKRIKNFYPKPLLILAGDQDLDQPKKYTIDLYRELKSVYAQKSDHLKLSVHDGVGHYVSESMMEEACQWFIKYL, from the coding sequence ATGAAACGAATAATAACTGAACAATACAATATTCAAAATATCCCTCTGTTTACGGTATACCCTGAGGGGCTGGAGGATATGCCTGTAGTCATCTATCTTCACGGTTATTTTGGAACCCGAAAACAAGGTCTTGAGTTGGGTCACCGACTGGCAGAGCAAGGCATATACTTTATTTCTTTTGATGCAATGGATCATGGAGAACGACAGTCTATCCAGGCAATGGATGGTGCGAGACAGGTCTATCCGCCGGATACCGGTCTGGATACGTGGCTGCATATGATTGAAGTGGTTCAACAGAGCTGCAAAGATATAAACCTTATTATTGAGAATCTTCACAATGATCCAAGAGCAGATACCAAGCGACTCGGTGTGACGGGCATGTCCATGGGTGGATACGCGACATACTCCATTTTAGCTCAGGATGATCGTGTGAAAACAGCCGTCCCCATGATCGGATTACCTGCTTTTCTCAAACGCTTCGAAGATGTATGGCTTGAGACCTTAACCTATTCGAAATGGTCGGACGAATTGTGTAAATCACATGAAGAAACCTTGAGAATTATGAAAAATATAGCGGATATTGATCCGGAAAAACGAATTAAGAACTTTTATCCCAAGCCGCTCCTTATACTTGCAGGAGATCAGGACTTGGATCAGCCGAAAAAATACACCATTGATCTATATAGGGAGTTAAAAAGCGTATATGCACAGAAGTCTGATCATTTAAAGTTATCCGTTCATGATGGTGTAGGGCACTATGTATCTGAGAGTATGATGGAAGAAGCATGCCAATGGTTTATCAAGTATTTGTAA
- a CDS encoding GNAT family N-acetyltransferase: MYIETERLVIRDFTKEDWQEVHTYASSSKVAEFMIWGPNTEEETQEFIERTIAMQETIPRVGYEVGVSLKENGKIIGGCGLHMEGKNAEIGYCFHPDYWGKGYASEAAKAVLTLGFQDLGAHRIYATCRPANIGSAGVMIRNGMIKEGHLREHMYHKGKYHDSYLYSILKDEFDRSLLASATDIKVIER; encoded by the coding sequence ATGTATATTGAGACAGAGCGGCTTGTAATACGCGATTTTACGAAGGAAGATTGGCAGGAAGTTCATACTTATGCCTCCAGTTCGAAGGTCGCGGAGTTTATGATCTGGGGACCGAACACCGAGGAAGAGACACAGGAATTCATCGAACGGACAATTGCCATGCAGGAAACTATTCCGCGTGTAGGATATGAGGTTGGCGTCTCTCTTAAGGAGAATGGAAAGATTATTGGAGGCTGCGGGTTACATATGGAAGGAAAGAATGCGGAGATTGGCTATTGTTTTCATCCGGATTACTGGGGCAAAGGATACGCATCGGAAGCGGCGAAGGCCGTGTTAACCTTAGGATTTCAAGACTTGGGTGCTCATCGAATCTATGCAACCTGCCGGCCGGCAAACATCGGATCAGCCGGTGTAATGATCCGTAATGGCATGATTAAGGAAGGGCATTTACGGGAGCATATGTATCACAAGGGTAAATACCATGACTCTTATCTATACTCGATATTAAAGGATGAGTTTGACAGGAGTCTTCTGGCAAGTGCTACTGATATCAAAGTAATTGAAAGGTAA
- a CDS encoding GNAT family N-acetyltransferase has product MDYKLYLAVKDEKDIFANLMQYYFYDFSEFIDIDVEGDGQFGYYPHLDSYWSETDIRFPYLLKINGKYAGFALVRQIQTEEKTYFSMAEFFIMKKYRRSGVGKQVAKELFDLHPGAWEVFQLATNIPAQRFWTKVISECTKGEYQEHDDNGKKTQEFISGEIGYVY; this is encoded by the coding sequence ATGGATTATAAATTATATCTTGCTGTTAAAGATGAAAAAGATATTTTTGCAAATTTAATGCAGTATTACTTCTACGACTTTTCGGAATTTATCGATATTGATGTGGAAGGCGACGGACAGTTCGGTTACTACCCTCATCTGGATAGCTATTGGAGCGAAACAGACATCCGTTTTCCTTATCTACTGAAGATAAACGGTAAATATGCCGGTTTTGCTCTTGTCAGACAAATTCAAACGGAGGAGAAGACGTATTTCTCTATGGCCGAGTTTTTCATCATGAAAAAATACCGCCGGTCTGGTGTGGGTAAACAGGTCGCCAAAGAATTGTTTGATCTGCATCCAGGAGCATGGGAAGTGTTCCAATTAGCAACGAATATACCTGCTCAGCGTTTCTGGACCAAGGTTATTTCGGAGTGCACAAAAGGTGAATATCAAGAACACGATGATAACGGAAAGAAAACCCAGGAATTTATATCGGGGGAGATTGGGTATGTATATTGA
- a CDS encoding DinB family protein, with protein MNLEQRKAWNANHKQLTNIITKPAQHHQAVQLFLKQHALLYSSKMTGSELQSLEDELLTDIKEETFRTYPVRMTDTSNSIIWHIWHSARIEDMTMNILVNDSDQVLMTEDWQHKMKVPFHHSGNDMLAEEVALLSAAMDIEALLLYRIAVGRRTREIIQSLQPGQLKQKVESARLQKLIEQGAVNEKSQWLVDYWGGKTIAGLVLMPATRHHFIHLNRSIRIKHKVQ; from the coding sequence ATGAATTTAGAACAACGCAAAGCTTGGAATGCGAATCATAAGCAATTAACGAATATCATTACAAAGCCTGCTCAACATCATCAAGCAGTACAATTATTTTTAAAACAGCATGCTTTATTGTATTCATCGAAGATGACAGGATCAGAGCTTCAAAGTCTGGAGGATGAACTATTAACAGACATTAAAGAAGAAACTTTTCGAACTTATCCTGTGCGTATGACAGATACAAGCAATTCGATCATATGGCATATTTGGCACAGCGCCAGAATTGAAGATATGACAATGAATATTCTGGTTAACGATAGTGACCAAGTTCTCATGACAGAAGATTGGCAGCATAAGATGAAAGTTCCCTTCCATCATTCGGGTAATGACATGTTGGCTGAAGAAGTTGCCCTCTTAAGCGCTGCTATGGATATTGAAGCATTATTGTTATACCGGATTGCAGTAGGACGCAGAACACGTGAAATCATACAATCACTGCAACCCGGACAGTTGAAACAAAAGGTTGAATCAGCTCGACTCCAGAAATTAATAGAACAAGGTGCAGTGAATGAAAAATCACAATGGCTTGTTGATTATTGGGGCGGCAAAACCATTGCCGGTTTGGTTCTTATGCCCGCTACAAGACATCATTTTATTCATTTGAACCGATCTATTCGTATCAAGCATAAGGTTCAATGA
- a CDS encoding metal ABC transporter permease: protein MSYTAWILLTASLVGLSCGIIGVFLILRRMAMMADAISHTVLLGIVTAFLITRELRGTHMLVGAIIAGLLTAVLVQWFHSRGVQQDASIGVVFTTMFAVGVILIATQVGNAHLDVKHALMGEITFVPWNKIQIPWLGEVPEATFILSVVLLVVILVILAFYKEWKITSFDPALAASIGIPVVLMHYVFMSLVSVTTVAAFDAVGAIMVVAMLITPAAAAYLWTDRMSIMLVLSATFGVVSAVAGYYIAVWLDTSISGSMAFATGIVFLLSFLLSPKHGILSRYLRPYTVSDA from the coding sequence ATGAGTTACACAGCGTGGATACTGCTAACCGCTTCTCTTGTCGGATTGTCCTGCGGTATTATCGGCGTATTTCTTATTTTGCGCCGAATGGCAATGATGGCCGATGCGATTAGCCACACGGTTCTGCTCGGCATCGTCACCGCATTTCTGATCACCCGGGAGCTTAGAGGAACTCATATGCTGGTAGGAGCCATCATTGCCGGCTTGTTGACCGCCGTGCTTGTGCAGTGGTTTCACTCACGAGGTGTTCAGCAGGATGCCTCCATCGGAGTGGTGTTTACTACGATGTTTGCAGTTGGGGTCATTCTTATTGCTACCCAAGTTGGAAATGCCCATTTGGATGTGAAGCACGCATTGATGGGTGAGATCACCTTTGTGCCGTGGAACAAAATCCAGATTCCTTGGCTTGGAGAAGTCCCTGAGGCGACATTTATTCTGTCCGTCGTATTACTGGTAGTTATCTTGGTTATTCTCGCATTCTATAAGGAATGGAAGATCACTTCATTTGACCCTGCTCTAGCGGCAAGCATTGGTATACCCGTTGTTCTTATGCATTACGTGTTTATGTCACTTGTATCTGTGACAACCGTTGCTGCATTTGATGCGGTAGGCGCGATTATGGTCGTTGCCATGTTAATTACACCAGCTGCCGCTGCCTACTTATGGACTGATCGCATGTCGATCATGTTAGTGCTGAGTGCTACATTCGGTGTAGTATCGGCGGTCGCTGGGTACTACATTGCGGTATGGCTAGACACCTCCATCTCCGGATCAATGGCATTTGCCACCGGAATCGTGTTCCTGCTCAGTTTCCTTCTGTCGCCTAAACACGGAATACTGTCCCGTTATCTAAGACCGTATACTGTGTCAGATGCATAG
- a CDS encoding metal ABC transporter permease — translation MDTLFSPNTQWVLLSTLILGMAAGVIGCLAYWKRQSLMSDALSHAALPGVVIAFALSGTKSLPVMIAGAAVSSLIGAFMIQWIRSSSRIKEDTAMGMILSVFFGLGIMLLTIVNRSAGGNQSGLDSFIFGQAASMVRQDVYTMLMLAVLVMLVVIIAFKEWKLFLFDPDFAKGLGLSGRLMNTVYLAVLVLVIVIGIQAVGVILMSALLIIPAVSARYWTHSFKWMVILSAVFGGGAGMTGTMISTLGKGWPTGPFIVVSSSVLFVISLVFGAEKGLLIQALQLRSQRKQHVEQSQVWSRQTVSIKEAD, via the coding sequence ATGGATACGCTTTTTTCACCGAATACACAATGGGTTCTATTAAGTACATTGATTCTTGGGATGGCAGCGGGAGTTATTGGATGCCTCGCTTATTGGAAACGACAAAGCTTGATGAGTGATGCGTTATCACATGCGGCATTGCCTGGTGTTGTAATTGCCTTTGCACTCTCCGGAACGAAAAGTCTACCTGTTATGATCGCAGGGGCAGCCGTAAGTTCCTTGATCGGTGCTTTCATGATCCAATGGATCCGCTCCTCGTCCCGGATCAAGGAAGATACGGCCATGGGCATGATTCTGTCAGTATTTTTCGGCCTTGGAATTATGCTGCTGACTATCGTTAACCGATCGGCCGGAGGTAACCAGAGTGGTCTGGACAGTTTTATTTTTGGCCAGGCGGCTTCCATGGTGCGTCAGGATGTCTACACCATGCTAATGCTAGCAGTGCTCGTCATGCTCGTTGTAATTATCGCATTCAAGGAGTGGAAGCTGTTCTTGTTCGATCCTGACTTTGCCAAAGGATTGGGCTTGTCCGGTCGTCTAATGAACACCGTTTACTTGGCCGTTCTTGTACTGGTAATCGTCATCGGAATTCAGGCGGTTGGCGTCATATTGATGTCGGCGCTGCTTATCATTCCTGCTGTCAGTGCCCGTTACTGGACACATTCTTTTAAATGGATGGTTATTCTCTCTGCTGTTTTTGGCGGGGGAGCGGGAATGACGGGAACGATGATTAGCACGCTTGGCAAAGGCTGGCCTACAGGGCCGTTCATCGTCGTCTCATCTTCTGTACTATTTGTTATATCGCTTGTGTTCGGCGCAGAGAAAGGGCTGCTGATTCAAGCCTTGCAGCTTCGCTCGCAGAGAAAGCAGCATGTTGAGCAGTCTCAAGTATGGTCTAGACAGACGGTTTCGATTAAGGAGGCGGATTAA
- a CDS encoding metal ABC transporter ATP-binding protein: MSVLNVQGLTASYRKNKVLNDVTFDVQPGSLTSIVGPNGAGKSTLLKVMLELHPKLSGTVSFFGSTLSKTKTRVGYVPQRGSVDWDFPTNALDVVMMGLYGQVGWLKWPRRSHKEKAMASLEQMGMADYAERQISQLSGGQQQRVFLARALVQEADLYFMDEPLAGVDAATERAIMTTLKELKMSGKTVMVVHHDLQTVEDYFDHVLLLNRGVVAHGKTEDVFTKENVYKAYGGALRWMKEA, translated from the coding sequence ATGTCTGTACTTAACGTTCAAGGATTAACGGCATCTTATCGTAAAAACAAAGTGCTGAACGATGTCACATTCGATGTTCAGCCGGGCTCACTGACCAGTATCGTAGGGCCGAATGGTGCGGGGAAATCTACGCTTCTAAAGGTCATGCTGGAGCTTCACCCGAAACTTTCAGGCACCGTCAGCTTTTTCGGTTCTACACTCAGTAAAACAAAGACACGCGTTGGATATGTGCCGCAGCGCGGGTCAGTAGATTGGGATTTTCCGACCAATGCACTGGATGTTGTCATGATGGGATTGTATGGTCAGGTCGGGTGGCTGAAATGGCCTAGGCGCAGTCACAAGGAAAAAGCCATGGCATCACTTGAGCAAATGGGGATGGCAGACTATGCCGAGCGGCAGATCAGTCAGCTATCCGGGGGACAGCAGCAGCGGGTATTTCTGGCTCGGGCTTTAGTCCAAGAGGCAGATTTGTATTTCATGGATGAACCACTGGCTGGCGTAGATGCGGCCACAGAACGTGCCATTATGACGACATTGAAGGAACTGAAGATGTCAGGCAAAACCGTAATGGTTGTCCATCACGACCTCCAAACCGTGGAGGACTATTTCGATCATGTGCTGCTTCTAAACCGAGGTGTCGTGGCCCACGGCAAGACGGAGGACGTCTTTACAAAAGAAAATGTGTACAAAGCTTATGGCGGGGCACTGCGCTGGATGAAGGAGGCGTAA
- a CDS encoding metal ABC transporter solute-binding protein, Zn/Mn family — MSIMVLGFSLVLAGCSARQEKANGESVDGKIQIVTTIAQIAEPISVIGGDKVSVQSLMGPGVDPHLYNATQGDIQKLEGGDVVFYSGLNLEGNMTEIFEQIGKSRPVLAIGEVIPKEQLLTDDAKAVDPHIWFDLDLWKQALDSAVEELKTFSPDNAEYFESNKVKYFEELDALSKESKDKLAQIEKDKRVIVTAHDAFGYFGRMHDMKVVGLQGLSTEDEIGISDIDETIQTLLEYSIPAVFVESSINPNSIKAVIEGAASKGLNVKLGGELFSDAMGKEGTPEGTYIGMYRHNVDTIYKSLTGKGE, encoded by the coding sequence ATGAGTATTATGGTATTAGGGTTTTCACTTGTGCTCGCAGGATGTTCTGCTCGTCAGGAGAAGGCTAATGGGGAATCAGTGGATGGGAAGATCCAGATTGTAACGACCATTGCACAAATTGCGGAGCCGATTTCGGTTATCGGCGGTGACAAAGTGAGTGTGCAGAGTCTGATGGGTCCTGGCGTGGATCCGCATTTGTATAACGCAACGCAAGGGGATATCCAGAAGCTTGAAGGCGGTGACGTCGTATTTTACTCCGGTCTGAATCTTGAAGGGAATATGACGGAAATCTTCGAGCAGATCGGTAAGAGCAGACCTGTTCTTGCTATCGGAGAAGTCATACCGAAAGAACAGTTGCTGACGGATGATGCCAAAGCGGTAGATCCGCACATCTGGTTTGATCTGGATTTGTGGAAACAGGCTCTGGATTCTGCCGTTGAAGAGCTTAAGACGTTTTCTCCGGATAACGCAGAATACTTTGAAAGTAATAAGGTCAAATATTTCGAAGAGCTCGACGCACTGAGTAAAGAATCTAAGGATAAGCTGGCGCAGATCGAGAAAGACAAACGTGTTATTGTCACAGCACACGATGCTTTTGGTTATTTTGGAAGAATGCATGATATGAAAGTTGTTGGACTACAGGGACTGAGTACTGAGGATGAAATCGGGATTTCTGATATTGACGAGACCATTCAAACACTACTCGAATACAGCATCCCAGCCGTATTTGTAGAAAGCAGCATTAATCCAAATTCGATAAAAGCGGTCATTGAAGGAGCGGCAAGTAAAGGACTGAACGTTAAACTCGGCGGTGAACTGTTCTCGGATGCAATGGGGAAAGAGGGAACACCTGAAGGCACTTATATTGGAATGTATCGCCATAATGTGGACACGATTTATAAATCATTAACAGGAAAAGGTGAGTGA
- a CDS encoding GNAT family N-acetyltransferase: MSLILLEFPESFETDRLLIRAPLWGDGVAVNEAVRESAEDLRRWLPFANNIPSVEESEAFVRKARLNFQERTDLVLHLFDKQTGSFVGSSGLHRIDWEARKFEIGYWIRSSCSGRGLMTEAVNGITDYAIRELEANRVEIRVDYKNTRSQHVAERTGFSLEGIHRNWKRDGSGELMDLMIYAKVRGHEY, from the coding sequence ATGAGCTTGATACTGCTTGAGTTTCCTGAAAGTTTTGAAACGGACCGACTGCTTATTCGTGCTCCGTTATGGGGTGATGGTGTGGCTGTTAACGAAGCTGTCAGGGAGAGTGCGGAAGATCTGCGAAGGTGGCTTCCTTTTGCGAATAACATTCCCTCAGTGGAAGAATCGGAAGCTTTTGTTCGAAAAGCCAGATTGAATTTCCAGGAAAGAACGGATTTGGTACTGCATCTTTTTGATAAACAGACGGGCTCATTCGTGGGCAGCAGCGGTTTACACCGAATCGATTGGGAAGCACGTAAGTTTGAGATCGGGTACTGGATACGCAGCTCATGCTCTGGAAGGGGACTGATGACTGAAGCCGTAAACGGTATTACGGATTACGCAATCCGTGAACTAGAAGCTAATCGGGTTGAGATTCGGGTTGATTACAAAAATACTCGCAGTCAACATGTAGCGGAAAGGACTGGTTTTTCGCTTGAAGGTATACATCGGAATTGGAAGAGGGATGGCAGCGGGGAGCTTATGGATCTCATGATCTATGCTAAAGTGCGCGGACATGAGTACTAG
- a CDS encoding AAA family ATPase encodes MIIWINGAFGSGKGQASYELNRRIPDSFLFDPENAGYFIRKNVPDESKVSDFQHYPMWREFNYSMLRYLDETSSRIIIVPMTITDTQYFDEIVGRLRREGVTIHHYTLCASREVLLKRLRSRGDGSESWPAQQIDRCIQGLSHEVFGHHLDTDSMSIDAVVEQIASMSAIDLLPDHRTDARKRLDRILTQIKQIRLFN; translated from the coding sequence ATGATTATATGGATTAACGGGGCTTTTGGATCGGGAAAAGGCCAGGCTTCTTACGAACTGAATCGAAGAATCCCCGACTCATTTTTGTTCGATCCCGAGAATGCAGGTTATTTTATACGTAAAAATGTACCGGACGAATCTAAAGTAAGTGATTTTCAGCATTACCCGATGTGGAGAGAATTTAACTACTCTATGCTGCGCTATTTGGATGAGACGTCATCCCGAATCATAATCGTCCCTATGACGATTACGGATACTCAATACTTTGATGAGATTGTCGGCCGGTTAAGGCGCGAAGGTGTGACTATACATCATTACACGCTCTGTGCTTCAAGGGAAGTCTTACTCAAGCGGCTTAGAAGTCGGGGGGATGGGTCAGAAAGTTGGCCAGCGCAGCAAATTGATCGGTGTATTCAGGGCTTGTCTCATGAAGTGTTTGGACATCATTTAGACACTGATTCGATGAGCATTGATGCTGTTGTGGAGCAGATTGCCTCTATGTCTGCTATCGATCTTCTTCCAGATCACCGAACGGATGCCAGAAAAAGATTGGACCGAATCCTGACGCAGATTAAACAGATTCGTTTATTCAATTGA
- a CDS encoding DUF2500 domain-containing protein, translated as MEALSSPGFGGAPAFIPMFAGIVVVVVVVIVLAKGVQGLITWSSNNAAEMLNKPSEIVTKRTQVWGGSGDSRASTSYYITFEFEDHSRQEFEVKAKKFGMLVEGDIGILTYQGTRFIDYARYDEPAKVVD; from the coding sequence ATGGAGGCATTAAGCAGCCCAGGATTCGGCGGAGCTCCGGCATTTATTCCCATGTTTGCTGGCATTGTTGTGGTGGTCGTTGTTGTCATCGTTCTTGCCAAAGGAGTTCAAGGCTTGATCACTTGGTCATCTAACAATGCAGCTGAAATGTTGAACAAGCCAAGTGAGATCGTCACTAAACGGACGCAAGTTTGGGGTGGATCTGGCGATTCAAGAGCATCGACAAGTTATTACATTACCTTTGAATTTGAAGACCATTCACGGCAGGAGTTTGAAGTGAAGGCCAAAAAATTCGGGATGCTTGTTGAGGGAGATATTGGTATACTTACATACCAAGGTACCAGATTTATAGATTACGCCCGCTATGATGAACCTGCTAAGGTAGTCGATTAA
- the qoxA gene encoding cytochrome aa3 quinol oxidase subunit II has translation MKKRGPLFALFLSLTLLLSGCSSLTVLDPKGPAARTLSETIILSIIMMLGVLAVVYVLFVFMLVKYRAKKSNEGYVPPHEEGSKWLEITWITIPIIIVAFLSVVTVKTTVAVENVPEGYEDQKPLVIYASSSDWKWHFSYPEEGIETVNYVNIPTNRPIEFRNYSFGPITSLWIPQLAGQKYAMSDMLTKLNLVADVPGSYIGKNSNFSGEGFAHMEFETLAMTPAEFDEWVKDVKETAPELTETEFNKLLETDHVGRMSFSNNHLTFSPPPAEHGHHGNAAHQENGTEHSDPDSEHNDNPDEHSSTNHEGH, from the coding sequence ATGAAAAAAAGAGGGCCGTTATTTGCATTGTTCCTGAGCTTAACCTTGCTCTTATCGGGATGCAGCTCGCTTACAGTACTAGATCCTAAGGGACCAGCTGCAAGGACCCTATCTGAGACCATCATATTATCCATAATCATGATGCTCGGAGTTTTAGCTGTAGTTTACGTCTTATTTGTCTTTATGCTAGTGAAATACCGGGCTAAGAAATCTAATGAAGGTTATGTGCCTCCACATGAAGAGGGCAGCAAGTGGTTAGAGATAACTTGGATTACTATTCCTATTATTATTGTAGCCTTTCTGTCGGTAGTAACTGTGAAAACCACGGTTGCCGTTGAAAACGTTCCAGAGGGCTATGAGGACCAGAAACCTCTTGTTATCTACGCCTCTTCCTCGGACTGGAAATGGCACTTTAGTTATCCGGAGGAAGGCATTGAGACCGTTAACTATGTGAACATCCCGACAAATCGTCCGATTGAGTTCCGGAATTATTCCTTCGGGCCGATCACCAGCTTATGGATTCCTCAGCTGGCAGGACAAAAATATGCCATGAGCGACATGTTAACTAAACTCAATCTGGTTGCTGATGTCCCTGGATCTTACATCGGTAAGAACTCGAACTTTAGCGGCGAAGGATTCGCACACATGGAATTCGAAACACTGGCAATGACTCCTGCTGAGTTTGATGAGTGGGTGAAAGACGTTAAGGAGACTGCACCTGAATTAACCGAAACCGAGTTCAATAAGCTTCTTGAAACGGATCACGTCGGTAGAATGTCCTTCTCGAATAACCACCTGACTTTCAGCCCTCCACCTGCTGAGCATGGTCATCACGGAAATGCAGCTCATCAGGAGAACGGAACAGAGCATTCCGATCCGGACAGTGAACATAATGATAACCCGGACGAACATAGCTCAACAAACCATGAAGGACATTAA